The DNA window ATAATATTTTTATTTGATAAATAAAAATATTCTATCAGTTGAGATTTTTCCAATTTATATTTTTCAAAATATTTTTTTTCAAAATCTTCTAAAGATATTTTTAAAGTATTTAATCTCAACGAAATTTTACTTTCAATATTTGAATGTAAAATAAATTGCTGAGCTTGCTCTTTTGAATAATCATTTTCAATTTTTTTATAAAGTCAAAATGGAAATCCATTTTCTAATGGGAAAACATTTTGCTTATTTTTAATTTTAACTTCTCAAATATTTTCATCTTCTAATATTTTTGAAACTTTATTAACTAAGCCTGAATAATTTTTATTAATTGATTTTGCAATATCAACAGCTTCATTAATTACATAATATGCTTTTGCTTTTAAAAATTTTAATTGATATAAATTCATTCAAAGTAATATTTGAATTTTTAAATCAGTTTTATTTGAATCAATTATTTTATTAACAACGTACTCTAAATAAATTTTGTATTGAATAGTTCCATATACCAATTTAAAAACAAAAGCTATGTCTTCTTTTGACATAGCCGTTGTTTGTTTGAGATTACTAAGTAATTTATTTGAAAATTTATTATTTTTAAATACTTCAAATAAAATCCTTAATGCTTCTTTTCTTGCGCTCATTATTTTTGAAATTCTTTTTGTTCAACACTAAAGAAATTAACATCAATCATAAATTGTTCCACAGTAGCTTCAATAAAACTTGATTTATCAAGATTATTTAAATCTTGACTTGCCAATACATATGCATATGTTTTATCTGTTAATAATCCAACCAAATAATTTTTAAAATCAAAATTCTTATCAATTTGTTCTCCACCAACTTTTTCGACATTTTCTTTTCAATTATTTACAAAATATTCGTATTGTTCAGTAACAATTTCACATACTTTATCTCTTAATTTAAAATACTTACTTTCACTTGGGTCAACACTTAATGTATTTTCTTTTGTTAAAACGTCTTTAACTTTTGCAACAGCATTTTCTACACTATCAATTTCAATAACATATTGATATTTGTGTTTCAAAGGAATTTCTAATAAAGCTTTATCTAACCTTTGTTTAATAATTTCTTCTTTTTCAGTTCCACGTTTTCTTAATCTTTGTTCTAAAGCTTTTAAGCTTGGAGGCATTAAAAATATTGAAACAAGATTTTCTGGTTTCTCTTTTTTTAAAACTTGTGTAGCACCAATTACTTCAATTTCTAAAACTACATTTTCACCTTTTGCAATTTTGTCATAAACTATTTTTCTTGGTGTTCCATAATAATTATTAATAAATTCTGCATATTCAATTAATTCATTGTGTTGTATTGCATCTTTAAAAGTATCTTTATCAACGAAATAATAGTTAACTCCATCAACTTCTTCTGGTCTAGGTGCTCTAGTTGTCATAGAAACAGATTGTACTAAATTTAATGATTTGTCTTGTGCTAATTCTTTATTAATTGTTCCCTTACCAACACCAGATGGTCCTGATAAAATAATTATTTTCCCTTGTTTTTTCTCCATTTATAAATTCTCCTTTTCAAATCTTAAAATATAGAGATGCTTATTTTTAAAATCTTTATATTTTAAAACATTTAGAATTGTAAGTTCGCTAATTTCCAACCTTAACTCTGATTCCATAATTAATATACCATAATTATTAAGCAATTGATTCTCAGAAATATATTTGAAAAAATCCTTATAATACTCTATTTTAGCAAATGGTGGATCAAAGAAAATTAAATCGACTTGTTTTTTCATTGATGTTAAATAATTTAGCATTTTTTTATAATCCAAGTTAAATAATTCATATTCTTCATTGTTTAAACCAATAAAATTTTTCTTAATTATTTCTAAAGCAGGTTTATAATGATCGTTTACATACGCAAACTTAATACCTCGAGATAAAGCTTCAAGTGACAAAGCACCACTCCCACCAAATAAATCTAAACAAGTCTTACCTTCAAAAATAAAATAATTATTTAAAACATTAAACATATCTTCTTTAACTCTAGTAATTGTTGGTCTTGTATTCATTCCTTCCAATGTAACTAGTTTTCTACCTCTAAAACGCCCACTAATAACTTTCATTTTAATTTTTCCTTTGCTTTTTATATTATACAAAAATAATTATTATATAATGGTAATTGAGGTGTTGATTTATGAAATTAGATTTAAAAAAGGACTTATTGCAATCGCAATTGCCAACAAATAAATGATTGTGCAAAGATAATCAACCAGAAATTATTAGAAATAAATCAATTGATGTGGAATTACCATTAAGTAAAGAAAATGAGTTAGTAATGAAAAAATTAATTGATTTTGTAAGATATAGTCAAGATCCTGAATTAAATAAAAAAGAAAATGAAGATTATTTAAGACCTGCTGTTGGTTTGGCAGCTCCTCAAATTGGAAGTAATACTAATATGTTTTTTACAAGATTTGAATGAGATGTTGAAGCTGGTGATGTTGAAGAATATGCAATAATAAATGGAAAAATTACTGCAAAAAGCGATCAAATTAGTTGTTTAAGTGACGGTGAAGGTTGTTTAAGTGTTGATAAGGATCATAAAGGTTTAGTCCCAAGAAGTTATAAAATTCAAATTGAAGGTTATGATTGATTAAATCAAGAATATATTGAGTTAACTCTAAGAGGTTATCATGCAATTGTTTTTCAACATGAATTAGAACACAATCAAGGTGAACTTTACTATGACCGAATTAACAAGCAAAATCCCGATTTTAAAGATGAAAGTTGAATAATAATTTAGAAGTTTAACAAAACTTCTTTTTTTATTTAAATTTACTAAGATTTTTGTATATTTAATTTAGTTTTTTGCTAAAATACTATTAACTATGACTTTTAAATTATTTGGAAACGATAATATATATAATACTTTTACGTATCATTTTACAAATTTTTACATTTTAATATAAGGAGTTGAAAATATGGAAGACAAAAAACAAGAGTCTCTACAACAGGTCAAAAGCGTAGTTGCAAATTTAGAGAAAAAAATTGAAATAAAAAAATTGGCAGATAATACAAATCCGCCAAAGAAAAAATTACAACAAGCACCTTTTCCAACAAAAGTATTTGCTTTAGGTGGTTTGGAAGAAGTTGGGAAAAATACTTATTGTATCGAATATGATAATGAAATTATTATGATTGATGCAGGAGTTAAATTTCCTGATGCTACACAATTAGGTGTTAGTGCTGTAATTCCTGATTTTAGTTATTTAGTAGAAAATAACTCGAAATTAAAAGGATTATTTATTACACATGGTCACGAAGATCATATTGGGGGTATCCCATATCTACTTCAACAAGTTGAAGTACCCGTAATTTATGCACCTGCCTTAGCAGCAGCATTAATTAGAGATAGATTAAAAGAATACAAGTTACAAAATAAAACAGTTGTTAAAGAATATACTGAAAATGATGTTTACGCAACAGTAAATTTCACTATTCAATTCGCAGCAGTAAACCACTCAATACCCGATGCTTTTGGAGTTCACATTCAAACACCTAATGGTGCTGTTTTCTCAACAGGAGATTACAAATTTGACTGGACACCCTTAGGCCATGATGCTAACGTACAAAGATTAGCAACATGAGGAAACGATGGCATTGAATTGCTAATGGCAGATTCAACAAATGCTGAAGTTGAAGGTTATACAATTGGTGAAAGAAAAGTTATTCAAAATATTGATACACTTTTCTTAAAATCAAAAGGAAGAATCATTATTGCTTCTTTTGCTTCAAATGTTCATAGATTGCAACATATTATTGAACTTGCAAATAAATATGGTAGAAGAATTGTTGTTATTGGTCGAAGTATTGAAAGAATTATTAAAATAATTAGACAAATGGGTCATTTAAATATTAATGATAAAATGTTCATTAAACCTAGTGAAATCGAAAACTTCCCTAAAAATCAAATTATGATCTTGTGTACAGGAAGTCAAGGAGAACCAATGGCAGCTCTTTCAAGAATATCTAGAATGGAACATCAAACAATAAAAATAATTCCTGGTGATACTGTAATTATGTCTTCATCACCTATTCCTGGTAATAGAGCTGATGTAGAAAATGTAATTAATAAATTAACAAGAATTGGCGCTAAAGTTATTGAAAACAGTGGATACAATCAAATTCATACTTCTGGTCATGCAAGTCAAGAAGAACAAAAATTATTATTCACTTTATTAAAACCAAGATGCTTTATGCCGATGCATGGTGAATATCGAATGTTAAAAATTCATGGGGAAACAGCTACAAAAGTTAATGTTAAACCCCACAATGTCTTTGTTGTTGCAAATGGAGATCAAATTGAATTACATAATGGAGTTGGTCAACTAGGAAAAAGAGTTCCAGCTGAAGCTGTCTTTATTGATGGAAAAGATATGACAGGAAAAGCAAGTAATGTAATTAGAGAAAGAAATATTTTAAGTAAAGACGGCTTAATGGCTGTAATTATCTCAATTGATTCACAAGTTAATAAGCTTTCAGCACCACCTAGAATTGTTTCTAGAGGTAGTTTCTATGTTAGAGATAGTGGAAATGTTATTTCTGAATCAATAAATATTGTTACAAATGCAGTACAAGAAGTTCTTAAATCACCAAAACCAACATTTGGCGCAATTAAGAATGCAATTAAGGAATCTTTATCACCTTTCATCTTTAGATATAAAAGAAGAAATCCTTTAATTATTCCAGTCATTTTAAATAAAAAAATAGAGGTTAATAAATAATGAAAACAAGAAAAGAACAATTAGGCCTTTTTTCAATAATATGAATCGGCTTTACATTTATTGCTGGAATTACTTTTACAGCAAGCTTTAGTCAAATAGTTCTTGTAGGAGATGGAAAAAATCCAGAACAAGGAATAGGACTTCACATTATATGATTATTTTTAGTTGAAGGTTTAATAGCATTTATGTGTGCTTGGGCCTTTGCTAAATTAGTTAAATATCATCCCCAAGCAAATGGTGGAGGAAGTCAATATGTAAGAACAGCCTTTGGTAAATTCTGAGGGTTATTAATTGGTTTTATTAATTATTCAGTTATTCCAGTAATTGGAATGGCTTTAATAGTTACAATGATTAGAGCAAACTTTGGACCATTAGAAGATGGTCAAAATGGACTATGATTAGTTGGTCAAGATGCTAAAGGGCAATATGGTAAATTTGGTGAATGAGGAAATCTATATTTAGATTTAATCGCTTTTGCACTTTATATCTTTGCAGCAACAATTATATTTTTTGGAATTAAAAAATATAAATATGTTGGATTAATTATTGGTTATATGACATGAGGAATGACACTATTGTTAATGATTTTTGGTATAACAGCTGGATTTATGAATTTAAGTGTAGGTAATAATCCTTTTGATGCATACAAAGATCAAAAACTTACTATGAATGGATTTACAAATGCCTTTACAACTTGTTTCTTTGCATTTTGTGGAATAGAGACATTCATTTCAACTGGTAAAAATATTAAAAATAGAGCAAAAAATATGCCAATTGCAATAATTGTTATAATGATTGCAATCACAATTTTCTACATAGTGTTCTCTACAATTACTATGTTTGCAGTTGGTGGGCCATTTACTGGAAATCCAAATAGTCAGTTATTTCCAGAAAATAACTTTTTAAGAACTTTTGGTCCAACTTTAGTTATTATTTGTACAATACTAATGAGATTTAATTCTTCATTACAAATAACATTATTTGGAGGTTCAACTTTGGAACCCCTATCAAGTCAAGGGTACATTTCACCAATTTTTAGAAAAGAAAATAAAGAAAATGTTCCTGTTGCTGGAGTTTTAGCAACAATGGGATTATTTGTAATTTGTGCAATAATGTTCTTATTTATTCCAGATATTATTGAAGGAGCTACAAAGTCACCTTCTCCACTAAATTATGGAACAATAGCAAGTTGTGCTTCAATTCTACTAATTGCAATTTATGGAATAATTATTCCTGTTGTATTAGTTCAAGGTTTTAAAAAGAAAATAAAAGTTCAAATATGAGAATACATTGCTTGGTTC is part of the Spiroplasma cantharicola genome and encodes:
- the rsmB gene encoding 16S rRNA (cytosine(967)-C(5))-methyltransferase RsmB; amino-acid sequence: MSARKEALRILFEVFKNNKFSNKLLSNLKQTTAMSKEDIAFVFKLVYGTIQYKIYLEYVVNKIIDSNKTDLKIQILLWMNLYQLKFLKAKAYYVINEAVDIAKSINKNYSGLVNKVSKILEDENIWEVKIKNKQNVFPLENGFPFWLYKKIENDYSKEQAQQFILHSNIESKISLRLNTLKISLEDFEKKYFEKYKLEKSQLIEYFYLSNKNIINQEIFLEGYVTVQDQMSGYASYILAPKENSKVLDMCSAPGGKLTHLAQIMKNTGKIHAYELQENKIHLIKQNLSRLGVKNVILECKNALEIEEEKYDFILLDAPCSGYGVIRQKPEIKLKKYSEQENEELVLLQSKLLEKAYNCTNKGTEILYSTCTINKKENEEQINNFLLKHKDIEKIYEKVFFGNEYDNDGFYICKMKRI
- the gmk gene encoding guanylate kinase, with translation MEKKQGKIIILSGPSGVGKGTINKELAQDKSLNLVQSVSMTTRAPRPEEVDGVNYYFVDKDTFKDAIQHNELIEYAEFINNYYGTPRKIVYDKIAKGENVVLEIEVIGATQVLKKEKPENLVSIFLMPPSLKALEQRLRKRGTEKEEIIKQRLDKALLEIPLKHKYQYVIEIDSVENAVAKVKDVLTKENTLSVDPSESKYFKLRDKVCEIVTEQYEYFVNNWKENVEKVGGEQIDKNFDFKNYLVGLLTDKTYAYVLASQDLNNLDKSSFIEATVEQFMIDVNFFSVEQKEFQK
- the rsmD gene encoding 16S rRNA (guanine(966)-N(2))-methyltransferase RsmD, producing MYNIKSKGKIKMKVISGRFRGRKLVTLEGMNTRPTITRVKEDMFNVLNNYFIFEGKTCLDLFGGSGALSLEALSRGIKFAYVNDHYKPALEIIKKNFIGLNNEEYELFNLDYKKMLNYLTSMKKQVDLIFFDPPFAKIEYYKDFFKYISENQLLNNYGILIMESELRLEISELTILNVLKYKDFKNKHLYILRFEKENL
- the def gene encoding peptide deformylase, translated to MKLDLKKDLLQSQLPTNKWLCKDNQPEIIRNKSIDVELPLSKENELVMKKLIDFVRYSQDPELNKKENEDYLRPAVGLAAPQIGSNTNMFFTRFEWDVEAGDVEEYAIINGKITAKSDQISCLSDGEGCLSVDKDHKGLVPRSYKIQIEGYDWLNQEYIELTLRGYHAIVFQHELEHNQGELYYDRINKQNPDFKDESWIII
- a CDS encoding ribonuclease J; this translates as MEDKKQESLQQVKSVVANLEKKIEIKKLADNTNPPKKKLQQAPFPTKVFALGGLEEVGKNTYCIEYDNEIIMIDAGVKFPDATQLGVSAVIPDFSYLVENNSKLKGLFITHGHEDHIGGIPYLLQQVEVPVIYAPALAAALIRDRLKEYKLQNKTVVKEYTENDVYATVNFTIQFAAVNHSIPDAFGVHIQTPNGAVFSTGDYKFDWTPLGHDANVQRLATWGNDGIELLMADSTNAEVEGYTIGERKVIQNIDTLFLKSKGRIIIASFASNVHRLQHIIELANKYGRRIVVIGRSIERIIKIIRQMGHLNINDKMFIKPSEIENFPKNQIMILCTGSQGEPMAALSRISRMEHQTIKIIPGDTVIMSSSPIPGNRADVENVINKLTRIGAKVIENSGYNQIHTSGHASQEEQKLLFTLLKPRCFMPMHGEYRMLKIHGETATKVNVKPHNVFVVANGDQIELHNGVGQLGKRVPAEAVFIDGKDMTGKASNVIRERNILSKDGLMAVIISIDSQVNKLSAPPRIVSRGSFYVRDSGNVISESINIVTNAVQEVLKSPKPTFGAIKNAIKESLSPFIFRYKRRNPLIIPVILNKKIEVNK
- a CDS encoding APC family permease; protein product: MKTRKEQLGLFSIIWIGFTFIAGITFTASFSQIVLVGDGKNPEQGIGLHIIWLFLVEGLIAFMCAWAFAKLVKYHPQANGGGSQYVRTAFGKFWGLLIGFINYSVIPVIGMALIVTMIRANFGPLEDGQNGLWLVGQDAKGQYGKFGEWGNLYLDLIAFALYIFAATIIFFGIKKYKYVGLIIGYMTWGMTLLLMIFGITAGFMNLSVGNNPFDAYKDQKLTMNGFTNAFTTCFFAFCGIETFISTGKNIKNRAKNMPIAIIVIMIAITIFYIVFSTITMFAVGGPFTGNPNSQLFPENNFLRTFGPTLVIICTILMRFNSSLQITLFGGSTLEPLSSQGYISPIFRKENKENVPVAGVLATMGLFVICAIMFLFIPDIIEGATKSPSPLNYGTIASCASILLIAIYGIIIPVVLVQGFKKKIKVQIWEYIAWFITLAFLMVILVWYFKGLADVFANPKDENGKLLVQNLVSSIFQLVYFGGIVIWAVLQYFLYYKKKMKKMDPNSEMGKVISEYENFFRLLTDKEMADIRAEEIKNDQEYLQYKLSLKEEKLKNKSVSK